In the Dermochelys coriacea isolate rDerCor1 chromosome 25, rDerCor1.pri.v4, whole genome shotgun sequence genome, one interval contains:
- the PALM gene encoding paralemmin-1 isoform X1: MEITEAGAIQQERLQAIAEKRKRQIEIENKRRQLEDDRRQLQHLKSKALRERWLLEGAPSSTSEEDEAMKKQMQEDEVKTKELEETIQRLEKELEILENGDSAPSTKEKLGKEEAVTAREEKAANAQKTPLGTAKAEQKISNSPMKLVEATDMMKAAMYSVEITVEKDRVTGETKVLSSTTLLPKNHCLQGVKVYEDEMKVVHAVHMEDGAIENGVHPLSSSEVDELIHKADEVNLGEVSQRDSKTKEREEAKKEGPESNLPSQKTTPRKEITGVQAKPVDSPRILASCEGAEPSKEQPVTMIFMGYQNVEDENETKKVLGLGGTIKAELVVIDDADTKPATAGAADCTGKDHAPPNGSTVEPVAALPQKEDSQVGEKPGANDTDPKGADQDLDMKKHRCKCCTVM, encoded by the exons GATCACGGAGGCTGGCGCCATTCAGCAGGAGAGGCTGCAGGCCATAGCG GAGAAGAGGAAACGTCAGATCGAGATAGAAAATAAAAGGCGGCAGCTCGAGGACGACAGGCGCCAGTTACAGCATCTAAAG TCCAAGGCTCTGAGGGAGAGGTGGCTACTGGAAGGAGCCCCGTCGTCCACCTCCGAGGAAGACGAGGCCATGAAGAAACAGATGCAGGAAGACGAAGTGAAGACCAAGGAGCTGGAAGAAACCATCCAGAG GTTAGAGAAGGAGCTGGAGATTCTGGAGAACGGGGACTCGGCGCCTTCCACCAAGGagaagctggggaaggaggaagccgTGACTGCAAGGGAGGAGAAAGCAGCAAACGCACAGAAG ACTCCGCTGGGCACAGCTAAAG CGGAGCAGAAGATCTCCAACAGCCCCATGAAGTTGGTGGAGGCCACTGACATGATGAAGGCAG CCATGTACTCAGTGGAGATCACAGTGGAGAAGGACAGAGTAACTGGCGAGACCAAAGTCCTATCCAGCACCACCCTGCTCCCCAAGAATCATTGCCTGCAGGGGGTCAAGGTGTACGAGGATGAGATGAAAG TGGTGCACGCGGTCCACATGGAGGATGGAGCCATCGAGAATGGGGTCCACCCGCTCAGCTCCTCTGAGGTGGACGAGCTGATCCACAAGGCAGATGAGGTGAACCTGGGCGAGGTCTCCCAGAGGGACTCCAAGACCAAGGAGCGTGAAGAGGCCAAGAAGGAGGGTCCCGAGAGCAACCTGCCAAGCCAGAAGACCACGCCCCGGAAGGAGATCACTGGGGTGCAAGCCAAGCCAGTGGACAGCCCGAGAATCCTGGCCTCCTGCGAAGGGGCAGAGCCTAGCAAAGAGCAGCCAGTCACCATGATCTTCATGGGCTACCAGAATGTGGAGGACGAGAACGAGACCAAAAAGGTCCTGGGTCTGGGGGGCACCATCAAGGCCGAGCTGGTGGTGATTGACGATGCCGATACCAAGCCAGCAACAGCCGGAGCGGCAGACTGCACGGGCAAGGACCACGCCCCACCCAACGGCAGCACCGTGGAGCCCGTGGCCGCCCTGCCGCAGAAGGAAGACAGCCAGGTCGGGGAGAAGCCAGGGGCCAACGACACGGATCCCAAGGGAGCCGATCAGGACCTAGACATGAAGAAACACCGTTGCAAATGCTGCACGGTGATGTGA
- the PALM gene encoding paralemmin-1 isoform X2, with protein sequence MEITEAGAIQQERLQAIAEKRKRQIEIENKRRQLEDDRRQLQHLKSKALRERWLLEGAPSSTSEEDEAMKKQMQEDEVKTKELEETIQRLEKELEILENGDSAPSTKEKLGKEEAVTAREEKAANAQKTPLGTAKAEQKISNSPMKLVEATDMMKAVVHAVHMEDGAIENGVHPLSSSEVDELIHKADEVNLGEVSQRDSKTKEREEAKKEGPESNLPSQKTTPRKEITGVQAKPVDSPRILASCEGAEPSKEQPVTMIFMGYQNVEDENETKKVLGLGGTIKAELVVIDDADTKPATAGAADCTGKDHAPPNGSTVEPVAALPQKEDSQVGEKPGANDTDPKGADQDLDMKKHRCKCCTVM encoded by the exons GATCACGGAGGCTGGCGCCATTCAGCAGGAGAGGCTGCAGGCCATAGCG GAGAAGAGGAAACGTCAGATCGAGATAGAAAATAAAAGGCGGCAGCTCGAGGACGACAGGCGCCAGTTACAGCATCTAAAG TCCAAGGCTCTGAGGGAGAGGTGGCTACTGGAAGGAGCCCCGTCGTCCACCTCCGAGGAAGACGAGGCCATGAAGAAACAGATGCAGGAAGACGAAGTGAAGACCAAGGAGCTGGAAGAAACCATCCAGAG GTTAGAGAAGGAGCTGGAGATTCTGGAGAACGGGGACTCGGCGCCTTCCACCAAGGagaagctggggaaggaggaagccgTGACTGCAAGGGAGGAGAAAGCAGCAAACGCACAGAAG ACTCCGCTGGGCACAGCTAAAG CGGAGCAGAAGATCTCCAACAGCCCCATGAAGTTGGTGGAGGCCACTGACATGATGAAGGCAG TGGTGCACGCGGTCCACATGGAGGATGGAGCCATCGAGAATGGGGTCCACCCGCTCAGCTCCTCTGAGGTGGACGAGCTGATCCACAAGGCAGATGAGGTGAACCTGGGCGAGGTCTCCCAGAGGGACTCCAAGACCAAGGAGCGTGAAGAGGCCAAGAAGGAGGGTCCCGAGAGCAACCTGCCAAGCCAGAAGACCACGCCCCGGAAGGAGATCACTGGGGTGCAAGCCAAGCCAGTGGACAGCCCGAGAATCCTGGCCTCCTGCGAAGGGGCAGAGCCTAGCAAAGAGCAGCCAGTCACCATGATCTTCATGGGCTACCAGAATGTGGAGGACGAGAACGAGACCAAAAAGGTCCTGGGTCTGGGGGGCACCATCAAGGCCGAGCTGGTGGTGATTGACGATGCCGATACCAAGCCAGCAACAGCCGGAGCGGCAGACTGCACGGGCAAGGACCACGCCCCACCCAACGGCAGCACCGTGGAGCCCGTGGCCGCCCTGCCGCAGAAGGAAGACAGCCAGGTCGGGGAGAAGCCAGGGGCCAACGACACGGATCCCAAGGGAGCCGATCAGGACCTAGACATGAAGAAACACCGTTGCAAATGCTGCACGGTGATGTGA